From the genome of Canis lupus baileyi chromosome 4, mCanLup2.hap1, whole genome shotgun sequence:
aaaatgtataagaaataaaaagagtaaacttttgaaataatttaggcataataaaaatatatgactgCAGCATTCATCTGGATTCTTAAACAGCAAAACTTTAGGCACAAAAGGACCCATAGAAAGGGTTTAAAAGCTATCAACAATTCTTTCCAAGATCTTAAAGAAAGCATTCCAGAGACCTTGCCTTGAAAATAATCCATACCCTGTGCCCCTTCTGGGGTGAGTCTTCCAAGTGGCTCTTTGGCATTAAGTTGCTTTGGCTTGGGCTATCTGCTTTAAATGAAGTCAGTCCTGCCACCCTGGCCAAAAATGATGGAACCAGGATCTATGCCTGAGCCTAAGACAATCATATCCAGACCAACCACCTCTGAGAGGCCTGTGTGAAAATCTACCAAAAGACAGCATTCACATCAGAAGGCAAGGCGGATATTTCAACCTTAATCCTTCCTCCCTTACCTCTTCTCTGTAGGTGCTACAGGAGCTAAACATTGGACTTCTGAACCTCTTTTGCATCTAGAGGTGGCCGTGAGGTAGTCTGGGTCGGTAAGATGTAAGTAGAAGTCTTTTGGAACTTTCCTTTCTACTATATTGTCTTTGGCGGTGAGGGTGGTTGTGATGGCTAGAAGTTCAGTGCATTCCTAACTGAAATGAATGGGAGTCAAATGACACAATTAGACCCTCTCCCCAAGAAGTGTATCTACCAACCATGTGCATGCTGAAGGGTGGGGGCGCAGAGCTCCCTTGTGATCCTGAAGGTTACTGGGAGAGACTCCTGGTTCTGCGGAAAATTAGCCTGCTTAATATCAGCCTCGGCAGCACAGGGACTCAGAGCATCTACAAGGATGCTGAATGcattccctttttccttcctttcccccaaatTGTCTGCCTGAATGTTTTCCTCCAATCTGAATAGATCTAACTAATCCAGGGTGTGTTTCTATAGTGGTAGGAGTGGGGTGTTGGGAGAGAGCTGCTCTAAGTACCAGCCAGAGGCAAATGTGTTTGCTCTTTTCTGCTCCTGCTTCCTGAAACTCCCATCTGACTCTAGCTCAGGATGATACCCCAGGTGCCAAGTGATTTCTAGAGCCCTCACCTCAAAGCTTCTCCTACTCCTTTATCTTCAGCATACACATGCATAGGACATGCCAACTGTGCATAACTCTGTGGGGTATCACCTTTTGAAGAATATAAACCAGTCAACCAAGTACAAGCCACTATATctttctccctcagagcctccctTTCTTAAGATAATGGGGCCATGGAAAGTTAAGCAAATGGACAGAAACCAAGGTGTTAGGCACCTACTTTTTTGTTTCCTGCTGATGGAGGAGATACATAGCCAAAGCATAATGCAAAAGGTGGCTGTAAACACAGCAGGAAAACCCAAGGCCATATTTTCATCATGCTGTGCTAGAGATTTCAGACTTGGAATCTTTGTAACTTCAAAGAATAATGAATAACAATTCACTGACAACATTCTATGGTGATACCTCAGGAGTCGAGGTGGAGTGGGTGGTGTATTATTTAGGTAGGCAATGAGGACATTTCTGAACAGCCGAAATGTGACTAGCATTAAGATTTCAGTATTATGTATACAACAGGCACTCAATGCTGATTTATTAGATAAGAGAATGACTGAATGACTGAATGTTCTCTTTAAGGGCCAAATCTTAAGTATACTCTGCATATGGTAAACACaagctaaatattttttgaaggacTCCAGTTTTAATCTGGTCAATGCCAATGTTCTAACTGTGCAGCCAGTTATTTTCACTGGGAGTTCAGCAGCAGAGAAAACTATTGTCCATCGTGTCAGAAGGATATGGCTTAAAAagtgagatctctctctctctctccttctttccttctctctctttccatgggATAATTTGGCAATCTATATCAAATATTTGAGTTATTCAATTTTATAGttgtattaaaaattaagaaattagtCAGATGTATTATAAATGTTCattacttcattttaaatatgatggCATGTGATATGTTCATGGGATGACATTATGTTTGGAAAAATGGAGGTCATTGGCCCTTCCCACATAAGCACTGGGGGTAGAAGCACACTGGAGTCAGATGAACAGGGTAtagaggtaaaaacaaaaaacaaaacaaaacaaaaaaacaactggtTAACAATGAGTGTAGAAAACATAATAACTCTAGCttgaaggaaagcagagaaacaaGATGGGAGGGGGAGGCATTTGGGGTCATGGGAGTCTTTTTTATGAATATAGCATACATGTTTGTGTGCTCATGAGAATGATCTAGAAAAGCGGGGATTGAATGTTGGATCCTGTAGCAGAGACTGGGTGGCAAACACAAAACTGACATATATAGTGTGATCTCCAATGGGTCATTACAAAACAGGGCTGAGTTCTGCATTTGAGGCCCAGGAGGTAGAGTACAGAGCAAGATGAGAAAGAGGACAGGCAGCTTGCTGAGGGCTCACAGTCCAGTGGGGAGGGAGACACGCCCACACCCACAGGGTGGGATGACTGATGCTCTGCACATGGGAGCACCACTGTGGCTGTGGACTGTCACCGTGGACTctctgtggtctttttttttttttttaagattttatttatttcttcatgagagacacacagagagagaggcagagacacaggcagagggagaagcaggctccatgcagggaacctgacatgggactcgatcccgggtctccaggatcatgccctgggctgaagtgggCACTAATGTCCACTGAGACATCCAAACTAGCCTCTGTGGTCTTTTTAAAAGTAGCTTCACATTTGGGTATCAACTGTGATGTATGATAACCAGATGGTTTAAACCATCTCTTTTAAGTATTATGATAACCAGATGGTTTCAACCAAAGACAATTATACTTTCTCATCCCCCCTCTCCAGTTTGAGACACGATGCTAGGATAAATCATTACCATCACAAAATTCTATATTTGATTAAATGGTTTTTCAACAATTAGAATGAAACAAGGACTGGATCACAAAGTTGGAGAGAGTTTATCACTAACAGACCATCAAGAATTTACTGAAAAGTATGCTtcaggaagaagaaggaaagaataagatgAAAAATGTATTGGACAGAGAAACTGATAAACATTTGGATGAATCTAAATGTGCATTCTGTAAAAAAAGATGTCTAACCTATGGCTACTAAACAAGATGggacaaaaatattaagaaataacatggaagacaagaaagaactgacttagagggcacctgggttgctcagtggttgagcgtctgcctttggctcaggtcatgatcctgaggtcctgggatcgagtcctgaattgagctccctgcatggagcctgcttctccctctacctatgtctctgcctctctctctctctatctctcatgaagaaataaataaaatcttttaaaaaaaaaagaattgacttaAATTGAGGCTGCTAAGGTTTTATTGTTTGTGATGAGGGTAATAGATGTTGATTAACTTTAGActataaaagatttttcttttaagatcttatttatttgttctagaGAGATAGCATGGGGGGGGGGCTGAAGGAGAaggtcagaaagagagagagagagagtctcaagcagactccctgctgagtggatgCTCACTGCAGGGCTTGATTGCACCACCCTGAGTatatgatctgagccgaaaccaaaagactgatgcttaaccaactgagccacccaagcaccctgatAAAAGTTTGAAAGTTAACAACTTAAGGATGGTAAATAAAGAATGTATAATTCACTCCAAGAgaggagaaaggggggggggggctaagAAAATATTGTCAATTGtatagaaaacaggaaagaagcaCCAAAAATTCCTCCCTgtcaccaaaactaaaaaaaaaaaaaaaaaaaaaagcagagaaaaaaagaaaaaagaagaaagcagagtaaataacacaaaataaaatggtagaaataaatagaatatgttaacaattacaaaactgaaaaaaaaaaaacttgccatTTAAAGGACAGTGCTTGTCAGACTGGATTTTTGCAAGTTAAGCTGTATATTGTTTCTAGAAAGTACCTACAACATAAGACAGTGAGAgatcaaaagtgaaaaataatgtaaaaggtGTTTCAAGCAATAGCCAAAAGGAAGCTAGTGTAGGTGTATTATCATTAGACAACATAAActttaagagaaaagagaagcagcaTCGTTAATGTTAAAAATGGTTGCTAAATAATGATTAAAGGAGCTACCAGGAATATAAGACGATTCTAAGCTTATATGTACCTAATATTACAATCTCATATATATATCAAGAAGAAGACTGAGAGACATATAGGTAGGGATATATAGCGGGAAATTTTAATGTGTCTCTCTCAGTAACTAATAGATCAAGCTGACAATATAGAAGTTTGAACAACAATATTAAAAAGGTTGATCAAGTGGACATACATAGAACCCTAGACACCAAAATAAGAGAACATATGTTCTTTTCAAAAAAGTACACAGGAAAACTGCATGAAAAGGAAATTGTgactacaaaaagaaagaaagaaaattccacaGATTAAACTACTGTAAAATAGCCTTTCAAGTATACAAGCCTGGAGAGTAAGTATAACAAAAGCTCACTAAAAGGCTTTGGAAAGATCCAAATAAATGGATGAGATATAACACAGCCATGAATTGGATGGGTCCATATCATGAAGATGCCAATTCCTCCAGAATTAATTTATACATTCAATACAGAATTCAATATAATTCTGATTTGTAAACTCCCAATCGAGTTTTTTATGGAATtgaaaaactgattctaaaatttatattgaagaGTGACAGGACAAGAAAAGACAGAGTAATTTTGAAGAAGAACAAGGTCAAGTAGAATTACCTACCAGATATCACAATTCTATAAAGCTGCATAAATTAAGACAGTATTGACCTAGGGAAGTAGACTATAGTCTAAAGACTAAAGAAATAGACTATAGTGGAACTCAGAAACAGACTTACAAATATGTGGAGATCTGATATGCAGAAAGATGCCATTACAAATCAATAGGAGAAAGGATTAATGATTCAACAATTGGTACCGGGGCAACTGGttatctatatgaaaaaaaaaaaaaaaaatatatatatatatatattaagttagGCTCTTCCTTCTTTATGCCTAAAAGTAAATTTCAGGTAGATTGAGACcctaaatgtgaaaagcaaaattttcaaatttttaggGTAAAACAAAATTTTGCTTGATGATCTTGGAAAGAggaagtagtaaaaaaaaaacaaacacagaaagcataaatcataagagaaaaaattgagatatttaaCTACATTGAATGAAATAATTCTGTTCATTAATTGATACTGTAAGGGCAGTGAAAGATAAGTCACAGGCTAGTGGAAGATCTACGCAACACATATTACTAAGTGTATTTATCTGGTGGAACGTTATACAGCAGTGAAGCTGCATGAACTAGAGCTTTATACTTCAACTGGTGTGAGAGTCAAAACATAATGTTGGGGAGAAAAATTCATCACCAAGGGGTACTTGCATTGCATTTATAAGAAGTGTAGAAACATTCAAGACAATACCATATCATTCgtaaataaacatatacatgttAGCACAATGACTTAACGTGTAGGGAAACCATAACACTAAATGCAAACACCTCCAAAGAAAAGGCAGGAGGATGTGGTGGGGAGGGTACAGGGTGCAGAGGACagggatgttttctttttctaacactGAATCAAATATGGCAACTGTTAAGATTTGACAAAGTTGGGTCATGGATATAGAGATATTCCTGACATTTTTTACTATGTTTGAAAttgttcataataaaaaataagcaatgtaACCAAGCCAGAATTTTATTAGGAGGATGAAAATCCACATCTAAGACAGCAAGGACCAAAAGTTACATTGTAGTAACTTCGGTCAGTGACATGGGGGTGAACCTGAGAAATGTccccagaaagatgaaaaaatgcAAGAGAAAATACTACATAAGGATGTGAATGTAGAGGACAAGATCCAAACCAAGGTCACGGGTGCTTCTTTAGTCTTTACCAGAATGATGGAAACATTTCAAATGTCTTATGaatcaaagacataaaaataaaacgtctgatctggaaaaaaaaatagactacaGTTCAAAAGAGCTAATATtgggggcaacccaggtggctcagcggtttagtgccaccttcggcccagcgtgtgatcctggagaccccggatcaagtcccacatcgggctccctgcatggagcctgcttctccctctgccttgtctctgcccccccccacccccgtctctcatgaataaataaataaatttaaaaaaaaaagctaatatcaTTGCTAAAATGAAAAGACCCAGACCTAGATACAAGTCAGTAAGATTCctaaagcagaaggaaaagtcaTAGGAACCAGGACGGTGATTTCTGTGCAGACAAGTTGGGGAAGGGGACTTATCGATAGTGTATTAATATAGGCAAGTTAGGAAGGCAAAGGATGTTAACTACCTTCAGAGAGTGTCTGAACTATTTTTGAAATACCCTTTATTTTCACTGAAAAGCAGGTTTACATCCTTTAGTGAGATACAAAGAATTCTCTAAGGCCTtgattttcttcttgtctttgcTAATAAGGAGTTTAGAGTTTGGCGACACCCAAGACTTAAGTGACTGTTTTACCTCGTGtgattatatttgtatttctggtTTGATTTCTGTTCATCTTACcacacttatttttaattatggtgtgtgaatgtgtgtgcatatattcCACAGTTCCTCAAATAATTTTTGTGCATTGGTGAAATACAAGTGATTTAAACCTACATTCAAATGTCTTGGGTGAACTCACATTCCAAAAGCTTGCAGGGCTCTAGCAGACAGTAGCCCTTAATGATGAGCTATAGAAAAGACCACTGGTGGTAATTAAGCTAGGGAGGGTGCGCTGTCATGATGAAAACAACTTCTACATTATGAATATCATCATAGGAGTAGAGCCAGTCTTAAATCAGAGGAGAGAGTCTGGCTTACGTCCTTACTCTGACCCACAATCCTGTCCAACAATTGATTGAAAACCCTGTGGGGAGTCTGTGACAGGAGCAAGCCAAACTCTCTCTGGGTCATGGATTAAGCTGTGcctaagaaactttttttttttttttccaaaataaatggaaacaagaGTAATTTGTTCTCACTTTCAAATAGATATTGGCATATTGATTAAACCCACATAGAGAGTGAAGGGAAGCCAGGGGTTCAGCTGAGGGTTTGCAAGCACTGAAGCATCACAAACCGACCTCCATCAGAGAGAAAACGATGAAATGGTAGCGCTGAGAATTCACTGTCTGGATAACAAATGGAATCCTGGCAATGCTTTCCATGGAAGGATTTCCTTTTTCCATGTTTGAAACCTACACCTTGAGAAATTACCATCTGGTTGGAATTTGCTGAGCAAGAAAAGACGAGGATGGAAGAGCACAGGCTTCTGGCCACAGTGGGTACAGTCAATATACCATCCATCTGCTGGGGTCGGGGGCTCCTGCTATGAAGCCGGGAGCAGTAAGGCCAGAAAGGCTGGCTGGGGTTAGATTACAAAAGATTGTGAACATCAGGTTAAGGAGTGTGGCACCTATCCTGTGAACAGGAAGAGCAGGAGTGTAACATGCTAATAATGGGGGTGGTTTTATATTAGCCTAGAGCGGGGGTCCAGGGTAGCTTGCTGTGTTCTGGCGTTGCACCTCTATATCCTTTGGCCTCAAGCACATCCTCAGAGATCTCCCTCAACACCCAGCCCAGAAAACCTTCTACCTGGATTCTCTTGTTCCTCATCCCCTGTCCCTTTGGAGAAATCCCACTCAGCCATTCCTAATGTCACCTCACTGGGAGACCTTTGTCAATCCACTTCCCAGCTTTCTGATGCACAAAATCAATCACTGTCCCCCTCTCCAAGCTACGGAGCGCTCTCTGTATATTGCACATCACTGTACAGGCAGTTAGTTGAATGACAGTCTGGTCACCAGACTAGATCATGAACCCCAGGAAGGCAAGAGCCAGTTCAATCCTCTTTGAAAAAAGTTTGGTAAAAATAACTACTTGTGAAATGAATGGCTGATACTTTTGGTGACTTCTATACTAGAATACACCTCCTGCTTCATGCTTTTCagtgctaatttttatttatatgaagctGTGTTCAATTTTCTTACACGTTTTGTTCAGTACTATTCAAACTACAGATCTCAAACACATTAGTGAACAGTAAAAATAATTCAGTGGGCATGGCcatgttcttttaaaatggaaCCAAATGGGGCGGGGCTGGCTGACGGTAATAGGGCCGAGCGGCTGTTCACAGAGCAAGTGAAGATGAATGCCAGAGGACTTGGATCTCAGCTGAAGGACAGTATTCCAGTTACTGAACTTTCAGCAAGTGGACCTTTTGAACAGCATGATCTTCTTCGAAAAAGGTCTGCCTTGtgtgaaaaatgaacttttgcCCAGTCATCCTCttgaattatcagaaaaaaatttccagctcaaccaagataaaatgaatttttctacaTTAAGAAACATCCAGGGTCTGTTTGCTCCACTAAAATTACAAATGGAATTCAAGGCAGTGCAGCAGGTTCAGCGTCTTCCATTTCTTCCAAGCTCAAACCTTTCATTGGATATTTTAAGGGGTAATGATGAGACTATTGGATTTGAAGATATTCTTAATGACCCATCACAAAGTGAACTAATGGGAGAACCACACTTGATGGTGGAATATAAACTTGGTTTACTGTAATCTGTTGTGCTGTTCATGAAAATAGAGGGGCTGCATGTTGTTTATAGTCATCTTTTTACTATAATTTGATGTGTACAGCATTAAAAGTACTGACACATGATAATTTTTGCCTAAATAGTATTTGTGATCATTTGAAATGATTTAGTCTTTGGTTTATGGCCATGTGACAATTGAAGCACTAAAGGAAGATGATTTTAAAACTCCCAATTTATATGAAAACAATAGCCTTCTATATGTCTTTCAAAAATTGTTGttaatgagtattttaaaattgtacagGTTTCAATCCAGCCTGTTTTCTGGGTATcccataaatttaattttgattaccATTATCAGCATTTGAGTCTACAACCTTCATAGTAGCATCTCAGAATAAATATCTGTAATTGATTTCAGTGGTAACACTTCAAATTAAGTACAGAGTAGGGTATTTATATTTTACCTTGTTTCACTATAGCCTGTTGATACTTATAAGAAAAATACTGGGTTTATTGATGCTATTTTAGAATTGTAGCCATTTGATTCTTTCAATTTGAAAAGTATAAGTTCAAAGGTTTTGATTTTGgtcttgtctttaaaatgaaaaatcaaccaGCATATGTTGATTACCTTGTTGTAATGGATAGATTTATATATCACAAGatgattaaatagaaaaaaattacaatattcaTGTACACACACCATGTATCCCTGAACAGAttccataattatttaaaaataaatcttcattatagttaaaaaaaaataaaaataaaatggaaccaaatggtataaaaatataaagctctgcattcagcatgAGTGGGTATTGTTCTGGGAGACAGTTGCACACACACGTATTTATACGTAcatttgtgtgtggtgtgtgtcgGGCTACAGTGCAAATTGCATATTCTTACTGTGGGAGGCAGTccaaaaaaaactgagaaatatttcGCTCTAGTTGATTTTTTGAATGCTGGTTAATTTTCCAGTCtgattgccattttattttgagCAAAGGttagattttctaattttatttttatcttcaagtTGAGTTCCTCAACcttagcactattgacatttcAGGATAGATCACTGCTGTGGATGCCCGTCCTGGGCATCGTAGGATacttagcagcatccctggcttctacccaccagatgccagtagcacctacCAGAGTTGTGACAGCCAAAAATGCCCCTCCGGCACTGCTACCTGCCCCCTAGGAGGCAAAATTACCCCCATTTGAGAACTACCACTCTATGGTGCCCCCAAATAATTCAGGCATTCAGGCAGCCTTTAGGAAATGCATAAGACGATCGGAAGCAAAGATCCTGGAGGCACTTACTGAAATGGAAGGTCTGAGGATACCGATCTGCaaagtttcttaacctctgtCAGGTTTACAACCAGGTCCCAACAGGCCACTCTCTGACTGCACAGAACATCATCAGTCTAACCACAAGATTTTCACTAATGTGGCTAGACAGAGCAGTGCACAGCAGGACACAGAAAGTGTTCGGGGTCAGGAGGTCTTTTTGGAAGCAACAAGAGGGCTGAGAAAGAATCCCAGTACTGTTAGCTGAAAGAAGTAGAGCCTTGCAGTGAAAGAAGGATGTCAGGAACCTCACGTGCAGGGTTTCCACTGGGACCATGGAAGCAACAGTCCCCTTGCTCTGAAAAGAAGCTACAAGTACGTAGGAAATACAGGAAATAAGTGTATGTGGCAAGAAGTGACACTACTCTTCCGTAGAAGGGCCTGACCATGCAAGTGGGGTCTTTGCAGCAGAGAAGTGGGTAGGGAATGAAAAGAGAACTGACCAGAAGTGCCATGAATCTAATACTTACAGCCACTGTGACCTAGAATTAGTCATATAATCTGGTGACGCTTCAGTTCCTAATCGGAAAATTGCGGAAGTTTGACTATGTCCTTAAACTACCTGCTAGTTCCAAAATTCCATGACTTGGTTTGGctctctacttttttcttttccttaaagcaATACAGAATTGCCTTACTGTCGGTCTCCCCTCCTGTCTCGTTGGTTTCCATTCCATAGCCACAATGATCCTGTTTAAAATGTAGATCACATCATATCACTCTGCCGCTCAAAATACTTCAAGGTCTTTGCACCTAACTTAGAATAAAACCCAGAGTCTTCACTGAGACCTACAGTGTTTGACCACTGGCCTCTGACTGTCTTTCTAATCTCGTTTCCTATCATTTTTGTCACTTACCATGTCCCTGCCACGAGAGCCTCCTTACAGCTCCTAGAGTATCCCAAGCCTGCTCTCACCCAAGGATCTGCACGTTTGCAGCTCCctccacacagagagagggatgcTGCTCAAATCCTTTTTGACAGCCCATCCCAAAGAGCAGTTCCCTCCATTTTCTCTGCCCTCTTACTCTGTCTGTCTTCCTCTTAAGACTCATCATTAAAGACATATTACTTATGTAATATAATGAAGACTAATTTTATTATCTACTTACTTTCAGAGACTGACTCTCAAACATAtaggctccatgagggcagggatcatCTATCCTGTTGACTGCTAGACCCCAGTATATTATAGGCATTACATACACATTTTAAACATGAATTGGCAAAAGAACATTTACACAAGTGAAATAATTGCTGTAGATTCAGAAATGAAATACTTTCTTGGGCATCCTCAAGACATTTTCCAACTTAACATAATTACCAGTGGTGATAATGTCTGAAGTaaagagcaaaaaacaaaaccaaaaaaggccTAACTTCAAGTTGCacatagcctttaaaaaaaaaaaaaaaaaaaaaaaacctttactcTTTTAACTTTCATTGTTCTAATTCTTTCTGTACTGGACggcctttcattcattttattttagaaattcacTCTCTGGGTTCTTGGTACCATGAAGACTCAGCATGGGTTACAAGCAGGATGTCACAAAGCCCTCAGATCTCTGCAGAGATTTCAGTTTGTGCTTGCGAACTTTTCTTTCTATTGCTGAAACTACAATCTAAAATTAGCTGCCCTCTCCCCTTTAGGTTGGGACTAGTTAACTGGGGAAGAAGTCAATCATGTGAGGCAAGTGAGGGAACTTCCCTGGGTTCCCCTTCTCAACCACCTCTGGTGATGCCAAACTGATCCCAAAGGTCTTCCAGCTGTGAAAGTCTGTGAACTACCGCCATCTGCTGGGTGGCTTGGGAACTACCGCCATCTGGGGGCGAGGCTTCCTACTTCCTCCCCAGGAGCAATTGTTGGTCATCCCCCAGGGTTTGTGATCCTTCGGACGTCTGGCCTTTGCGATTCCTTTATGACCAGATGATCAGGGCTACTGATGGGAGCAAAAGAgacatacatttacatttttaagtatggTAGACACGGGGGTTTGAGTAAGATAGCTGCGCTAATAATCCACATTCCCTGACGGATCTGTAGCTTAACATACAGGTGGGAATGAAAAGCTggaaataaaaattccagtatGAGACCTGAGCTTTGAGGCagatgatttttccttttgaaacatAGTTTTGTCTTAAAAGTGTGTGTGAACAATGTGCTTTACTATGTACATTActtatcaaaatactaatagTTGGGTTTCATATGCCATCCATATTACCAATTGGCTGCACACATGAGTCTATCCATGAATAAGTATAAGGAAGGGATAACAGTCCTGACCCACTCTGCTGTACAGAGATGTCAGAGGGGAAATATAAACGTAGACAAGCTGAAAGCTAAGTAATGGGCATTAGTGGGAGGCCCTGCTTTGTATATAATAgtgaaacaatctaagtgtctatCAATTAAGAATTAAATAATGTGGTAGAGCTTTCCAATGGAATATACTATAGTTATTAATGATGTAGATCTGTATTTGTTGATATTTAAAGATGTGCCTAGCATTTTGTTACACAGAAAAGTTATATGTACTCTGATCTCagcattggatttttaaaaatcctctaaGATTATAGACTACGATGTTAATAGCTGCTATGCCTAGATgctgaaattaaatataattttcatttggatttttttccacttttaatgttgtttgaatgtttttttctaattaagtGTGGATTACTTTTTCTACttaaagacaacaaaaaaaagcaatttctgCTTTGACATTATTGCAATGGTTTCCCTGGTTGGTCTCACTGCTCTTCTTCTGGCCTCTTCCCATACTGGTACCTGTGCTTTCACTGAAACCTAAGTGAGATCTTTACATTCCTCTGGTCAAGCCCCCAACCCTCCCAGTCTTCTCATCTCCTCTCCAGTAAAAGCAACGTCCAAGGGCCTCCAACATCCTAATCAACTATTACCATGACTTCACTTTCCCTGCTACCTCATCTCCTTACAGACCTCTCCCCCAAATACCCCTAATCCAGCCACACA
Proteins encoded in this window:
- the LOC140632627 gene encoding LOW QUALITY PROTEIN: proteasome maturation protein-like (The sequence of the model RefSeq protein was modified relative to this genomic sequence to represent the inferred CDS: deleted 1 base in 1 codon), which codes for MNARGLGSQLKDSIPVTELSASGPFEQHDLLRKGLPCVKNELLPSHPLELSEKNFQLNQDKMNFSTLRNIQGLFAPLKLQMEFKAVQQVQRLPFLPSSNLSLDILRGNDETIGFEDILNDPSQSELMGEPHLMVEYKLGLL